The following coding sequences lie in one Arachis stenosperma cultivar V10309 chromosome 5, arast.V10309.gnm1.PFL2, whole genome shotgun sequence genomic window:
- the LOC130981639 gene encoding transcription factor bHLH18-like — protein sequence MEELNGLATNWLSDLDIDDYELFSECNLKKFLDEDEENQFDEMVMSAVVGEEEEEEEERPTKQLRTSSSSSITNYVSSNSSSSSSPTSQILSFENSYNPSSLFYGFEFDATPNDKVSPQPQVGNNNDKNKLEQTRKPQSQGSKRQAAHSHDHIMAERKRREKLSQSLIALAALIPGLKKMDKASVLGDAIKYVKELQGRLKVLEEENKREVESVVIVKNPRFITSSSDDDSSSCDDDTLEADGEAALAHVEARVAAAEKEVLLRIHCKKQKGIYVKLLSEIQSLHLYVVHSSVLPFGDSVLDITIVAQMGTEYKLSIRDLVRNLRVATLKTMSSS from the exons ATGGAGGAATTAAACGGATTGGCAACCAACTGGTTATCTGATCTG GATATAGATGATTACGAATTGTTTTCAGAATGCAATTTGAAGAAGTTTCTGGATGAGGATGAAGAGAATCAGTTTGATGAGATGGTGATGAGTGCAGTGGTgggggaggaggaggaagaggaggaggagaggcCAACTAAGCAACTGAGAACTAGCTCATCGTCAAGCATCACTAACTACGTCTCatctaattcttcttcttcttcttctcccaccTCCCAGATTCTGTCTTTTGAAAACTCTTACAACCCATCCTCCCTATTTTATGGCTTTGAATTTGATGCAACTCCTAATGATAAGGTTTCACCGCAACCACAAGTTGGTAATAACAATGATAAGAACAAGCTGGAACAAACAAGGAAACCTCAAAGCCAAGGGAGTAAGAGACAGGCGGCTCACTCTCACGATCACATCATGGCTGAGAGAAAGCGAAGGGAGAAGCTCAGCCAAAGCTTGATCGCCCTTGCAGCTCTTATTCCAGGCTTAAAAAag ATGGATAAGGCTTCGGTACTGGGAGATGCAATCAAGTACGTGAAAGAGCTTCAGGGGCGATTGAAGGTTCtagaagaagagaacaagagagAGGTGGAGTCTGTGGTGATTGTGAAGAATCCACGCTTCATCACGAGCAGCAGCGACGATGACTCCTCTTCGTGTGATGATGACACCTTGGAAGCAGACGGCGAAGCAGCACTAGCACACGTGGAAGCAAGAGTGGCGGCGGCCGAGAAGGAGGTGCTGCTCCGGATCCATTGCAAGAAACAGAAGGGCATTTACGTCAAATTACTGTCGGAGATACAAAGCCTTCACCTGTACGTGGTCCATAGCAGTGTGCTACCGTTCGGGGATTCGGTTCTCGACATAACCATCGTCGCTCAG ATGGGCACAGAATACAAGTTGAGCATAAGAGATCTTGTGAGGAATCTACGCGTGGCTACGCTGAAAACGATGTCGTCGTCATAG
- the LOC130980333 gene encoding uncharacterized protein LOC130980333, with the protein MRRDQRSPKQDQILSSQYVVYEGRYNCRFEALDWTLRNLMSVTNQHKIHQPFSGKIVVLGGDFRQILPVIPKGSRHDILASAINSFHLWLFCKVLKLHTNMRLLMSSSYQDEGEMKIFTNWILDIGNGNIGSVVGDESEVEIPDDLLITTTDDPLSHLVDFAYPNLLQNMLDYMYFQSRAILASTLKSVKKVNDFVLTIFPGMEKEYLSSDTTCQADENEDVKQEWFIPEFLNDIKCSGLLNHKLTLKPGVAVMLLRNIDQTSGLCNGIRLIVNKLGSNVIGATVVTGRNIGDKEYIPRMNLIPSDSGLPFKFQRRQFSLTVCFAITINMSQGQSLSHVRLYLPKSVFTHGQLYVALSRVKSRSGLRVLILNEDGNPKSSTTNVVFKEVFNNI; encoded by the coding sequence ATGAGGAGAGATCAGAGAAGTCCAAAACAGGATCAAATTTTGAGTTCTCAATATGTTGTATACGAGGGAAGGTACAACTGCCGTTTTGAAGCACTTGATTGGACGCTCAGGAATCTTATGTCAGTTACCAATCAACATAAGATACATCAACCATTTAGTGGTAAGATTGTTGTTTTAGGAGGTGATTTCAGACAGATACTTCCGGTGATTCCGAAAGGAAGTAGACACGATATATTAGCATCCGCTATTAACTCATTCCATCTGTGGTTATTTTGTAAGGTTCTGAAACTGCATACGAATATGAGGCTTCTAATGTCTTCTTCGTATCAAGACGAAGGTGAAATGAAGATATTTACTAATTGGATACTTGATATTGGAAATGGAAATATTGGCTCTGTTGTTGGTGATGAATCAGAAGTTGAAATTCCAGATGATCTATTGATTACAACTACTGATGATCCTCTCTCTCATTTGGTAGACTTTGCATATCCAAATTTGTTGCAAAACATGTTAGATTACATGTATTTTCAGAGTAGAGCAATTCTTGCATCCACACTTAAGAGTGTCAAGAAGGTAAACGATTTTGTCTTGACAATCTTTCCAGGGATGGAAAAGGAGTATTTGAGCTCTGACACAACATGTCAAGCTGATGAGAATGAAGATGTAAAACAAGAGTGGTTCATACCAGAGTTTCTAAATGACATCAAATGTTCGGGACTACTCAATCACAAGTTGACTTTGAAACCAGGAGTCGCTGTAATGCTACTGCGAAACATAGACCAGACTTCAGGTTTATGCAACGGGATAAGATTAATAGTTAACAAACTTGGCAGCAACGTAATTGGAGCGACGGTAGTGACCGGTAGAAATATTGGAGATAAAGAGTACATTCcaagaatgaacttgatccctTCAGATTCAGGATTGCCATTTAAGTTTCAACGGAGACAATTTTCATTAACAGTATGCTTTGCAATTACCATTAACATGAGTCAGGGTCAATCATTATCACATGTACGGCTTTATTTGCCAAAATCAGTGTTCACCCATGGACAACTTTATGTTGCTTTGTCAAGAGTTAAGAGTCGCAGTGGCCTCAGGGTTTTAATTCTAAACGAAGACGGCAATCCAAAGTCATCAACAACAAATGTCGTGTTCAAAGAggtttttaataatatttag